From the Manihot esculenta cultivar AM560-2 chromosome 3, M.esculenta_v8, whole genome shotgun sequence genome, one window contains:
- the LOC110611073 gene encoding NAC transcription factor 56 gives MESTDSSSGSQQPNLPPGFRFHPTDEELVVHYLKKKASSAPLPVAIIAEVDLYKFDPWELPAKATFGEQEWYFFSPRDRKYPNGVRPNRAATSGYWKATGTDKPVLTSGGTQKVGVKKALVFYGGKPPKGIKTNWIMHEYRLVDNKVSNKPPGCDLGNKKNSLRLDDWVLCRIYKKNNTHRPMDHDKDDSMEDMLGSIPPSISIGTQQNTKLQLLTGTNYGALVENEQNLFDGMLSNDGISNTNSLSHLASSTARPAELSMLPLKRTLPSLYWNDEDEDGPSSSKRFHGDNGDGVRTDGNSSMAPLLSQLPQTPPLHQQTMLGSIGDGIFRPPYQLSGLNWYS, from the exons ATGGAGAGCACTGACTCGTCTTCCGGCTCGCAACAGCCTAACCTCCCACCGGGGTTCAGGTTCCATCCTACTGATGAAGAACTTGTAGTTCACTACCTCAAGAAAAAGGCCTCCTCTGCTCCTCTTCCTGTAGCAATTATCGCAGAAGTTGACCTTTACAAGTTTGATCCCTGGGAATTACCGG CGAAGGCGACTTTCGGCGAGCAAGAATGGTACTTTTTTAGTCCTAGAGATCGGAAGTACCCCAACGGTGTGAGGCCAAACAGGGCAGCAACTTCAGGGTATTGGAAAGCCACCGGAACTGATAAGCCGGTATTAACTTCTGGGGGTACTCAAAAGGTTGGTGTTAAGAAAGCTCTTGTTTTCTACGGAGGGAAGCCCCCGAAAGGGATCAAGACCAATTGGATCATGCATGAGTACAGATTAGTAGATAACAAAGTCAGTAACAAGCCCCCAGGATGTGACTTGGGTAACAAGAAAAACTCCTTAAGG CTTGACGATTGGGTGTTGTGTCGAATATACAAGAAAAATAACACACATCGACCAATGGATCACGACAAAGATGATTCTATGGAGGATATGCTTGGATCGATACCACCTTCGATATCAATTGGTACCCAACAGAATACGAAATTGCAGCTCTTAACAGGCACAAACTATGGAGCATTGGTTGAAAATGAGCAGAATTTGTTCGACGGAATGCTAAGCAACGATGGTATTAGCAACACTAACTCTCTCTCTCACTTGGCCTCTTCAACCGCTAGACCTGCAGAGCTATCTATGCTTCCTCTCAAAAGAACACTTCCATCTCTTTATTGGAACGATGAAGACGAGGACGGACCTTCATCAAGCAAGAGGTTTCATGGGGATAATGGAGATGGTGTGAGGACTGATGGGAACAGTTCCATGGCCCCTCTGCTTAGCCAGCTGCCACAAACACCACCGTTGCACCAACAGACAATGCTGGGGTCTATTGGAGATGGAATTTTTAGGCCACCATACCAGCTTTCAGGCCTGAATTGGTACTCTTGA
- the LOC110612112 gene encoding uncharacterized protein LOC110612112 → MNTISHNQSFQLPPTPSLSGNSTAVANRVRRNYRHHNHRPACTCSNRPGSVRCSRHGYIVPGDKLKRRQANKEIIRRALTPPNRKLTLRWWNFRPTPSRLSNMSTA, encoded by the coding sequence ATGAATACCATCTCCCACAATCAAAGCTTTCAGCTTCCTCCCACCCCCTCGCTGTCCGGAAACTCCACCGCCGTCGCCAATCGGGTTCGTAGAAATTATCGTCATCATAATCATCGCCCGGCTTGTACTTGCTCCAATCGTCCTGGTTCTGTCAGGTGTAGCCGCCATGGGTATATTGTTCCTGGTGATAAGTTGAAAAGGCGTCAAGCAAATAAAGAGATAATTAGGAGGGCTTTGACACCGCCGAATCGGAAGTTGACCCTTCGCTGGTGGAATTTCCGGCCAACGCCTAGTCGGTTATCTAACATGTCAACTGCTTGA